The nucleotide sequence GGCGAAAATATCAGTCGTTATTATGGTGATTCTTCAATGAACGTATTAAATTTTGGTGCAGAGAAAGAATTCACGGATAGCGTTCCTGTAGGGCAGCTTTATGAACGTTATCATTTAACACCAAAACAAATCGTTGAAGATAGTCTGCGTGTCTTGAATATTCAATAATTCATTATGCTCACCATCCAGATAATTGTTTATACTAGTATCTGGATGGTTTTTTCATTATAAAAAGCAAAGGGGTGGATGTTATGTATCAGCAAGTAGAAGAATATGTCAAAAAGTTCCAAGAAAAATATCCTAGTTATCAATCAGAAAAATTAGGTTTCTTTTCATTTGGGGATACAGAAAAAATGGCAGACGAGTTGAGCGAACTAGTTGTAAAAAAGATAAAGACTGGTACATCAAGTGGTTACGATCTGTATAAACAAGAGAATGAGCCTTTACCAAAAGTTGGTCAATTAGACGTGGTCCTGAATGGAAAAAATGAACCAGTTTGTATCATCAAAAATATAAATGTGACCATCTTGCCTTTTAGTGAAGTCACGAAAGAGCATGCTTGGAAAGAAGGAGAAGGGGATCGGACATTAGCTTATTGGCGGAAAGTCCATGCTGAGTTTTTTAAACATGCTTATAAAGAAGCGTTGAACATAGAATTTACAGAAGAGAAGCTGGTCGTATACGAAGAATTTGAAGTAATTTTCTTTTAGTAAGAAAGGTCTGCTGAAAGAAATAGCTCATTATTGACTCCTGAATAGAAAAGGGTTACATTTTTATATGAAGCTGTATTTTTATATAACATTACTGGAGGAGATATTGTGGATACACTGGAACAAATCAAAGGCGGAGTCGTCGTTTCTTGTCAAGCTTTGGAAAACGAGCCGCTACACAGTTCTTTTATTATGGGGAGAATGGCTTTGGCTGCAAAAGAAGGCGGAGCAGTTGGTATTCGAGCAAATACGACAGAAGATATCAATGAAATCAAGCGAATCGTTGATTTACCGGTAATAGGGATTATCAAAAGAGATTACGATGGGTCAGAAGTGTTTATTACTGCGACAGAAAAAGAAGTGGAAGAACTTTTGGAGACGCAAGCAGAAATCATTGCACTGGATGCAACTTCTCGTAAACGTCCGACAGAAAAAACAACTGCTGAACTTGTCCAAATGATTCACGAACACGGTCGGTTAGCTATGGCAGATATTTCGACTTTTGAGGAAGCGCTTCAAGCGCAAGAAGATGGTTTTGATCTTTTGTCTACGACTTTAGCAGGCTATACAGAATATTCACGAAAGACGCAGACACCTGATTTTGATTTATTGAATCAAATCATAGAACAAGTCGATATCCCAGTAATTATGGAAGGACATACTGACTCTCCTGAACAAGTAGAGAAAGCATATGAATTAGGTGCTTTTTCAGTCGTAGTTGGATCTATTATCACCCGTCCGCAATTGATCACTAAAAGATATGTCGAAGCCGCAAGTAAAGCAAATAACTAAAAAACACGCACGGCACAGATTCTTGACAAAAAAGAAAAATTGATAGATAGTTTAAAGCAGATTCTAAGAAGATGAAAAAAGCATTACTTTTCATTTTGTCTTCAAGATCTGCTTTTTAACGAATTTTATAGAAAGAAGGCGAAACCATGTTTGAACGGAGTCCTTCAGAATTGACAGAACGTGAAAATTACAAGTTGCTGATTGGTTCAGTCATCCCTAGACCAGTAGCAGTAGTAACGACTAAATCAGCAAAAGATATAGTGAATATCGCACCCTTCAGTTACTTCAATATCGTCAGTTCGAATCGACCCATCTTATCCTTGGCGATCCAGAGAAAACAAGATGCAGTAAAAGACACAGCAAAGAATATTCTTGAGACAAGAGAAGCTGTTATCCATATCCTTGATGAGGACAACGTAGAAGAAGTAAATAAAACAGCAGCCAATCTGCCTAATGAGGAAAGCGAACTGTACCTGACTGACTTGACTTTAACTGATTCAGTAATCATTTCAGTACCAGCATTGACAGAAGCAAAAGTTCGTTTTGAAACATCCTTATATGAACATGTCGAGATACGGAATAAAAATAAAGTAACAGCTGATTTATTTTTGCTAGAAGTACAGAAATATCATTTAAATGAAACAGTCTATGATGATAAGACAGGAAGGATCGATCCAAGAAAATTGAATGCTGTAAGCCGTTTGGCAGGAAATGATTATGCAGCAATAGGAGAAATTTTCACGATTGCACGTCCCGAATAAAAAGGAGCACTAGTTATGTTAAAAATAAGCTATAAACCATCGACAGATTCAAAAGAAATGAAAAAAGAATATGAAACAGTGAATGATTTTCTGCAAGGGCAGTACTTAGAAGTTCCGCCATTGCAAGACCATTTTGTCGTTACTACTGTTACTTTAGATGGTAAGGAAATAGAAATGCCAGATCAAACGATTAGCGGATTGTTTAATTACTTTAACAAATAAATATTTATTCCGAAAAGTGAAAAAACATATAAAAAAACACATAAAACTAAAAAATTATCAAAGAATCCTGGTGCAACTGAAAGAATTTGCAACGGGATTCTTTCAACTTATTTGTTATTTTTTTCTAAAAAATATTAAAGATTGTTAAATTTCACTATTTCATTTCAAATTCCATTGCCTAATCATTAGGAAAAGTCTATCATGAACTCGTAAATAGAATATAGTAATAACCTTGTTAGGTGAGGCTCCTATACAAACATAGGCTGTTGCCCAGAAACGTCGAAAGTCGCCAATGGGTAAAACAGAAACTGTCGGATTAAGGCTTTTTCCAATAGCTAAGAATGTTTTCTTTACGTTGTATAGTGCTAAAACTCGGACGATGAGATGATGCTAGGTCAGAATTCTTGTTCGAAAAGGTTTCTGACCTTTTCTTTATATTTTTGTGACTGACTTATTTGATGAGACAAACTCGCTCCTCACCTGACAAGTGGATTGCTGTGTGAGGAGGAGATGCGGTGAAAAAAAGAAAAAAGATCGATTGGTGGATTTTGGGTCCTTATTTGACTTTGTCCATGATCGGTCTTTTAGAAGTATACAGTGCCAGTTCTTATCGTTTATTGCAAGCCGATGAAAATACAAAAAGTCTATTATTGCGTCAACTAATTTTCATATTTTTGAGTTGGAGCGTGATCTTCTTAGCTCGTTCAGTCAAACTACACTATTTACTTCACCCTAAAATAGCAGGATACGGTTTAGCCTTATCGATTTTCTTTTTAGTATTAGTAAGAATAGGGATATTCGGTGTCACTGTCAACGGCGCACAACGTTGGATCTCTCTGTTTGGCATTCAATTCCAGCCTTCTGAACTGGCAAATCTTTTTTTGATTTTTTATTTAAGCTGGTTTTTTCGTGACGGAAATAGTAGCCCAAAAGATCTAAAAAAACCATTCCTGATTACAGTAGGTATAACTTTTCTGATTTTATTTCAGCCAAAGATTGCTGGAGCATTGATGATCCTTTCGATTGCGTGGGTCATATTTTGGGCAGCGGCGGTTCCATTTAAAAAAGGGATCTATCTAATCGTTACTTTTTCTGCATTGCTGATTGGAGCAGCAGGCGGGGTATTATATTTAGGAAATAAAGGTTGGCTTCCACAGATGTTTAATCATGCTTATGAAAGGATCGCGACTTTAAGAGATTCTTTTATCGATAGTCATGGTGCGGGCTATCAAATGACCCATTCGTTTTATGCACTATATAATGGTGGCATATTTGGGCGGGGATTAGGAAATAGTATCACAAAAAAAGGGTATCTTCCAGAGACAGAAACAGATTTTATTTTTTCGATTATTACAGAAGAGCTTGGGCTAATCGGTGCATTGTGTGTGCTTTTCTTATTGTTCTCATTATGCATGAGAATCTTTTGTTTAAGCAGTCGCTGTAAAAATCAGCAAGCTGGATTGTTTCTTTTAGGATTCGGAACTTTGCTATTCGTTCAGACGATAATGAACGTGGGAAGTATCGCGGGGCTGATGCCAATGACTGGTGTGCCATTGCCATTTGTTAGCTACGGAGGAACAAGTTATCTGATCCTTTCTTTAGGAATCGGAATCACGTTGAATATTTCTTCAAAGATACAGGCCGAAGAGTTGCCGCTCTATCGACCTGAAAAACAATAAAGAGAAACTGAGAAACTCTCAGTTTGAATTATCATAAAGTACAATCTTTTATTTTTCAAGCGAGAGGTTCTTTTAGAAAGAGGAATTCGCAATGAAAGTATCTCAAAAAATCATATTATCTATTTTGTTACTGCTTACATTAGTAGTTGGCTATTTTTCGATTGAGTTTATCCATGGATTTTCGTCTGCAAAACAGAGTTCAACTGTGAAAAAGGTAGAGCCGAAAAGTGTCCCTACCACACTAAATGTGGCTTTGATTGGTTCAGATGCTCGTTCGAAAGACGAAAACGGTCGCTCGGATTCACTTCTGGTTGCACAATACAACCAGAAAACACAACAAGCAAAACTGATCTCTATCATGAGAGATTCATATGTCGATATTCCAGGTTACGGAATGAATAAGATAAATGCAGCTTACTCTTATGGGGGAGTTGATTTATTAAATCAAACATTAAAGGAAAATTTCAAATTTGAAGCTCCCTATTATGCAAGTATCACATTTCAAGATTTTATCGATTGCGTTAATGAACTGTTTCCTGGTGGAGTCAAGATCGATGCAGAAAAATCTCTAGATTTAGATGGCGTATATATAAACAAAGGAGAGCAAGTGATGGATGGTAATACTTTACTCCAGTATGCTCGATTTCGGGAAGACAAAGAAGGAGACTTCGGGAGGATCAGAAGGCAGCAGCAAGTGATCAAAGCTATCTCTCAGCAGCTGAAAGACGTAACTTCAATATTCAAGCTACCCAAAGCGGTTGGGAAATTACTTGGTAGTATCCAAACGAACCTTCCAGAAAGTGTGCTTCTGGATTGTGGTATGGATTTCCTCAAAGACAATAATAAAAAGATCGATACATTATCCGTACCAGTAGACGGCAGTTGGGACTTCAACGACAATACGCCTTCCGGAAGTGTTCTGGAATTAGATTTGACCAAAAACCAAGAAGCAATCAAAAAATTTCTGAATAATTAAGTAAAGAAAATAAAAGAAGTTAGAAATAACAATCTATGTTATGTTCTGACTTCTTTTATTATGTTAGAATAAACAGGTATAAATAGTGAAATAAAGGAATGACAAGCAAGAGAAGGAGGAAAAAATGAAAAGAAGTGACAAGCACGGCAAAAATCGAACAGGCGCTTATATTGCCGGCGCAGTGATCTTAATAGCAGCTGCGGGTGGCGGTTATTTTTACTACCAGCACTATCAAGAAACCCAAGCAGTAGAAGCTGGAGAAAAGACAGTTGAGCAATTTGTCCAAGCTTTGAACAAGGGAGATTATAACAAAGCTGCAGAAATGACATCAAAAAAGGCGGCAAATAAAAGTGCATTATCTGAAAAAGAGATCTTAGATAAATACCAGAATATATACGGTGCTGCTGATGTCAAAGGACTTCAGATATCGAATCTAAAAGTAGATAAAAAAGACGATTCTACTTACAGTTTTTCATATAAAGCAAAGATGAATACCTCATTAGGTGAATTGAAAGATCTTTCTTATAAAGGAACATTAGACAGAAATGATGGTCAAACCACGATCAACTGGCAACCCAACTTGGTTTTTCCAGAAATGGAAGGAAATGACAAAGTAAGCCTGACCACACAAGAAGCAGCAAGAGGGAATATTATAGATCGAAATGGTGAACCATTAGCAACAACAGGCAAACTAAAACAATTAGGAGTCGTTCCAAGTAAACTTGGAGATGGAGGCGAAAAAACAGCCAATATCAAAGCGATTGCTTCCTCCTTCGACTTAACAGAAGATGCTATCAATCAGGCGATTTCACAAAGCTGGGTACAACCCGATTACTTTGTCCCATTGAAAATCATTGATGGAGCAACGCCAGAACTTCCAGCTGGAGCTACCATTCAAGAAGTAGACGGCAGATATTATCCTTTGGGTGAAGCAGCTGCTCAGCTGATTGGTTACGTGGGAGATATCACAGCAGAAGATATTGATAAGAATCCAGAATTAAGCAGTAATGGAAAAATCGGTCGCTCAGGTTTGGAGATGGCTTTTGATAAGGATCTTCGTGGGACAACAGGTGGGAAATTAAGCATTACAGATGCAGACGGTGTAGAGAAAAAAGTTCTGATCGAACATGAAGTTCAAAATGGCAAAGATATCAAATTGACAATCGATGCGAAGGCACAAAAAACAGCTTTTGACAGTCTAGGAGGAAAAGCTGGATCAACTGTTGCGACAACGCCAAAAACCGGTGATCTTCTTGCGCTTGCTAGCTCTCCAAGCTATGATCCAAACAAAATGACAAACGGGATCTCACAAGAAGATTACAAAGCTTATGAAGAAAATCCTGAACAGCCATTCATCAGCCGATTTGCGACAGGTTATGCTCCTGGATCTACGTTTAAAATGATTACAGCAGCAATCGGTCTCGACAACGGCACTATCGATCCAAATGAAGTGTTGACGATCAACGGGCTTAAATGGCAAAAAGACAGTTCTTGGGGATCTTATCAAGTAACGCGTGTCAGTGATGTATCACAAGTAGACTTAAAAACTGCTTTGATCTATTCCGATAATATATATATGGCACAAGAAACGTTGAAAATGGGTGAGAAAAAATTTCGTACAGGCTTAGATAAATTCATTTTTGGTGAAGACCTTGATTTGCCAATTAGTATGAATCCAGCACAAATTTCTAATGAAGATAGCTTTAACTCAGATATCTTGCTAGCTGATACTGGATATGGACAGGGCGAACTTCTAATTAATCCTATCCAGCAAGCAGCAATGTATTCTGTTTTTGCCAACAATGGCACACTTGTCTATCCTAAATTGATTGCAGATAAAGAGACAAAAGATAAGAAGAATGTCATCGGCGAAACAGCAGTACAAACGATCGTGCCAGATCTGAGAGAAGTTGTGCAAGATGTAAATGGTACAGCACATTCTCTTTCTGCTTTAGGGATTCCGTTGGCAGCGAAAACTGGTACAGCGGAAATCAAAGAAAAACAGGATGAAAAGGGGAAAGAGAACAGTTTCTTGTTTGCTTTCAATCCTGATAACCAAGGTTATATGATGGTCAGCATGTTGGAAAATAAAGAAGATGATGATTCAGCAACCAAACGAGCATCGGAACTATTGCAATACCTCAACCAAAATTATCAATAAAAAATTGCTTTTTAAGTACAGTAAAAGGACTGTGGCGTTATCGTCACAGTCCTTTTTTCAAATAAACGGTTTTCACGATGTCTCTTTCACAACTTCTTTTTGATTTACTCACACTTCATAAACTTTTTTTGTAAAATATTTGAGAACAAGTGGAGAAATAAGTGTACTTAATAAAATCACGATAACTAAAGGTGAATAGTACTGTGGTTCGATCAATTGACTTTGCTGTCCAATTTGTAAAATGATCAAAGCCATTTCTCCACGCGAAATCATACCAGCACCGACCATCAATGAACTATGTTGAGAAAAACCGGCAATCTGAGCACCAAAATAACCTCCAAGCAATTTGGTCAAAATCGCTACAAGCGTCAATATAGAAATAAAGAGTAGTTGTTCACTAAAGTCAGAAAAATCAACTTCTAATCCTACACTGACAAAAAATACTGGTATAA is from Enterococcus faecium and encodes:
- a CDS encoding LCP family protein, with protein sequence MKVSQKIILSILLLLTLVVGYFSIEFIHGFSSAKQSSTVKKVEPKSVPTTLNVALIGSDARSKDENGRSDSLLVAQYNQKTQQAKLISIMRDSYVDIPGYGMNKINAAYSYGGVDLLNQTLKENFKFEAPYYASITFQDFIDCVNELFPGGVKIDAEKSLDLDGVYINKGEQVMDGNTLLQYARFREDKEGDFGRIRRQQQVIKAISQQLKDVTSIFKLPKAVGKLLGSIQTNLPESVLLDCGMDFLKDNNKKIDTLSVPVDGSWDFNDNTPSGSVLELDLTKNQEAIKKFLNN
- a CDS encoding ASCH domain-containing protein → MYQQVEEYVKKFQEKYPSYQSEKLGFFSFGDTEKMADELSELVVKKIKTGTSSGYDLYKQENEPLPKVGQLDVVLNGKNEPVCIIKNINVTILPFSEVTKEHAWKEGEGDRTLAYWRKVHAEFFKHAYKEALNIEFTEEKLVVYEEFEVIFF
- a CDS encoding flavin reductase family protein, which translates into the protein MFERSPSELTERENYKLLIGSVIPRPVAVVTTKSAKDIVNIAPFSYFNIVSSNRPILSLAIQRKQDAVKDTAKNILETREAVIHILDEDNVEEVNKTAANLPNEESELYLTDLTLTDSVIISVPALTEAKVRFETSLYEHVEIRNKNKVTADLFLLEVQKYHLNETVYDDKTGRIDPRKLNAVSRLAGNDYAAIGEIFTIARPE
- a CDS encoding penicillin-binding transpeptidase domain-containing protein, which gives rise to MKRSDKHGKNRTGAYIAGAVILIAAAGGGYFYYQHYQETQAVEAGEKTVEQFVQALNKGDYNKAAEMTSKKAANKSALSEKEILDKYQNIYGAADVKGLQISNLKVDKKDDSTYSFSYKAKMNTSLGELKDLSYKGTLDRNDGQTTINWQPNLVFPEMEGNDKVSLTTQEAARGNIIDRNGEPLATTGKLKQLGVVPSKLGDGGEKTANIKAIASSFDLTEDAINQAISQSWVQPDYFVPLKIIDGATPELPAGATIQEVDGRYYPLGEAAAQLIGYVGDITAEDIDKNPELSSNGKIGRSGLEMAFDKDLRGTTGGKLSITDADGVEKKVLIEHEVQNGKDIKLTIDAKAQKTAFDSLGGKAGSTVATTPKTGDLLALASSPSYDPNKMTNGISQEDYKAYEENPEQPFISRFATGYAPGSTFKMITAAIGLDNGTIDPNEVLTINGLKWQKDSSWGSYQVTRVSDVSQVDLKTALIYSDNIYMAQETLKMGEKKFRTGLDKFIFGEDLDLPISMNPAQISNEDSFNSDILLADTGYGQGELLINPIQQAAMYSVFANNGTLVYPKLIADKETKDKKNVIGETAVQTIVPDLREVVQDVNGTAHSLSALGIPLAAKTGTAEIKEKQDEKGKENSFLFAFNPDNQGYMMVSMLENKEDDDSATKRASELLQYLNQNYQ
- a CDS encoding N-acetylmannosamine-6-phosphate 2-epimerase yields the protein MDTLEQIKGGVVVSCQALENEPLHSSFIMGRMALAAKEGGAVGIRANTTEDINEIKRIVDLPVIGIIKRDYDGSEVFITATEKEVEELLETQAEIIALDATSRKRPTEKTTAELVQMIHEHGRLAMADISTFEEALQAQEDGFDLLSTTLAGYTEYSRKTQTPDFDLLNQIIEQVDIPVIMEGHTDSPEQVEKAYELGAFSVVVGSIITRPQLITKRYVEAASKANN
- a CDS encoding FtsW/RodA/SpoVE family cell cycle protein, with protein sequence MKKRKKIDWWILGPYLTLSMIGLLEVYSASSYRLLQADENTKSLLLRQLIFIFLSWSVIFLARSVKLHYLLHPKIAGYGLALSIFFLVLVRIGIFGVTVNGAQRWISLFGIQFQPSELANLFLIFYLSWFFRDGNSSPKDLKKPFLITVGITFLILFQPKIAGALMILSIAWVIFWAAAVPFKKGIYLIVTFSALLIGAAGGVLYLGNKGWLPQMFNHAYERIATLRDSFIDSHGAGYQMTHSFYALYNGGIFGRGLGNSITKKGYLPETETDFIFSIITEELGLIGALCVLFLLFSLCMRIFCLSSRCKNQQAGLFLLGFGTLLFVQTIMNVGSIAGLMPMTGVPLPFVSYGGTSYLILSLGIGITLNISSKIQAEELPLYRPEKQ